In one Bacillota bacterium genomic region, the following are encoded:
- a CDS encoding monomethylamine:corrinoid methyltransferase, whose protein sequence is MSRLFAQVAGTASRMGGDDVSRLVHSLLGLYEGSITARQSPVGLTFDEMYDPEALTPRPEHQTLYSRARDELAALGLKLPD, encoded by the coding sequence ATGTCGCGGCTCTTCGCCCAGGTGGCTGGGACAGCCTCGCGGATGGGCGGTGATGACGTGTCGCGTCTCGTCCATTCCCTGCTGGGTCTTTACGAAGGGTCCATCACCGCCAGGCAGTCTCCAGTCGGCCTGACCTTCGACGAGATGTACGACCCGGAGGCCCTGACTCCCCGCCCTGAACACCAGACTCTCTACTCGAGGGCAAGGGACGAATTGGCTGCCCTGGGCCTGAAACTGCCTGATTGA
- a CDS encoding IclR family transcriptional regulator, which translates to MSAQKTSSVQSVDRALAILEALAQEGREVTLKQVSIIVGLDASTTHRLLQTMAARGFVRQEEDSGKYYLGLRAFEVGNAVPHTSHLRGLARPILAALTEKTEETSNLAVRDAWNGVYLEQQTSPHYLRMAAEVGRVIPLHCTAVGKVLLAGIPDEELVRFLHRERFSPLTTRTIVSPEELEQEIHWIRTSGYAVDDEEFEEGAKCVAAPVRDRSDRVVATVSVSGPAARFTTDRLNLFIPLVKKAGMDVSRALGYQSAPTPGF; encoded by the coding sequence TTGAGCGCCCAGAAAACAAGCTCCGTCCAGTCAGTCGACCGCGCCTTGGCCATCCTGGAAGCTCTGGCCCAGGAAGGGCGGGAGGTGACGTTGAAACAGGTCAGCATCATCGTCGGGCTAGACGCCAGTACGACCCACCGCCTCCTGCAGACCATGGCGGCCCGAGGATTCGTTCGTCAGGAGGAGGACAGTGGCAAGTATTACTTGGGGCTGAGGGCTTTCGAAGTCGGCAATGCCGTCCCGCACACGTCCCACCTGCGCGGTTTGGCTCGGCCCATCCTGGCCGCCCTGACCGAGAAGACCGAGGAAACCTCGAACCTGGCCGTTCGGGACGCTTGGAACGGCGTCTATCTTGAGCAACAGACCAGTCCGCACTACCTGCGCATGGCCGCGGAAGTCGGGCGGGTGATCCCCCTGCATTGTACGGCCGTGGGCAAAGTGTTGTTGGCGGGGATCCCGGACGAAGAGCTCGTCCGGTTCCTTCACCGTGAGCGCTTCTCACCACTAACCACCCGGACGATCGTCTCCCCTGAAGAGCTCGAGCAAGAGATCCACTGGATTCGCACCAGTGGCTACGCCGTCGACGACGAGGAGTTCGAGGAAGGGGCCAAATGCGTGGCCGCGCCGGTGCGGGACCGCTCCGACCGGGTCGTCGCCACGGTCAGCGTTTCAGGGCCGGCGGCGCGGTTCACCACCGACCGGTTGAATCTCTTCATCCCTCTGGTGAAGAAGGCCGGGATGGATGTCTCCCGGGCCTTGGGTTACCAGTCGGCCCCGACCCCCGGGTTCTGA